One genomic region from Pseudomonas sp. R5-89-07 encodes:
- a CDS encoding amino acid ABC transporter permease, with the protein MTAFPTPPQPSVTASRLRRLFGFRTRLYLTWAALFCLFASFFLSFDLKFSIILDKLPNLVGVHLAPNGFLQGAALTLFLCVCSIGVSSVLGFVTALGRLSKSAVAFGIATFYASFFRGTPLLIQILLIYLGLPQLGLVPGAIVAGIIALSLNYGAYLSEIFRAGILGVPHGQREAALALGMRDSAIFWHVTLPQAMRTIVPPATNQFISMLKDSSLISVMGVWEVMFLAQSYGRSSYRYIEMLTTAAIIYWVMSLGLELIQARMERHYSKGYVRRG; encoded by the coding sequence ATGACCGCATTCCCGACCCCGCCCCAACCATCGGTAACCGCGTCGCGGCTGCGGCGGCTGTTCGGCTTTCGTACACGGCTGTACCTGACCTGGGCCGCACTGTTCTGCCTGTTCGCCAGCTTCTTCCTGAGCTTTGACCTGAAGTTCTCGATCATCCTCGACAAGCTGCCTAACCTGGTCGGCGTGCACCTGGCGCCGAACGGCTTTCTGCAGGGCGCGGCGCTGACGCTGTTTCTGTGTGTGTGCTCGATTGGGGTGTCGTCGGTGCTGGGGTTTGTCACCGCGTTGGGGCGCTTGTCAAAAAGCGCCGTGGCCTTCGGCATAGCCACGTTCTACGCGTCGTTCTTTCGCGGTACGCCACTGCTGATCCAGATCCTGCTGATTTACCTGGGCCTGCCGCAACTGGGTTTGGTACCGGGTGCAATCGTCGCCGGGATCATCGCGCTGTCGCTCAACTACGGCGCGTACCTAAGCGAAATCTTCCGCGCCGGCATCCTCGGCGTGCCCCATGGCCAACGGGAAGCCGCACTGGCGCTGGGCATGCGAGACAGCGCGATTTTCTGGCACGTCACCCTGCCCCAGGCGATGCGCACCATCGTCCCGCCGGCCACCAACCAGTTCATCTCGATGCTCAAGGACTCGTCGCTGATCTCGGTGATGGGGGTGTGGGAAGTGATGTTCCTCGCGCAGTCCTACGGCCGCTCGAGCTACCGCTATATCGAAATGCTCACCACCGCCGCGATCATCTACTGGGTGATGTCCCTCGGCCTGGAACTGATCCAGGCGCGCATGGAGCGGCATTACAGCAAGGGCTACGTAAGGCGCGGTTGA
- a CDS encoding FMN-binding negative transcriptional regulator — protein sequence MYTPSAFALDDLPELHQLIQHTRLAQLVTFGEHGLQASHLPLLLNPDEGPNGTLYGHLAKANRQWQDLGNGSEALVIFAGAEAYISPAFYPAKAEHGKVVPTWNYLAVHAYGKAEVFTDAERLLGLVSALTERHESGRDQPWKVSDAPADYIDGMLKAIVGFALPMDRLIGKRKLSQNRSPADIAGVRDGLAASADVRDQTLARFIPQGAPE from the coding sequence ATGTACACACCCAGCGCCTTTGCCCTCGACGATTTGCCCGAACTGCATCAACTGATCCAACACACCCGCCTGGCCCAACTGGTGACCTTTGGTGAGCACGGCTTGCAAGCCAGCCACCTGCCGTTGTTGCTCAACCCTGACGAAGGCCCGAACGGCACGCTTTACGGGCACCTGGCCAAGGCCAATCGGCAATGGCAGGACCTGGGCAACGGCAGCGAGGCCCTGGTGATCTTCGCCGGCGCCGAGGCCTACATCAGCCCGGCGTTCTACCCGGCCAAGGCCGAACACGGCAAAGTGGTGCCGACCTGGAATTACCTGGCGGTGCACGCCTATGGCAAGGCCGAGGTGTTCACCGACGCCGAGCGCCTGCTTGGCCTGGTCAGCGCGCTCACCGAGCGCCATGAGAGCGGCCGCGACCAGCCGTGGAAAGTCAGTGATGCCCCGGCCGACTATATTGACGGCATGCTCAAGGCCATCGTCGGCTTCGCGCTGCCCATGGATCGCCTGATCGGCAAACGCAAGCTCAGCCAGAACCGCAGCCCGGCCGACATCGCCGGCGTGCGCGACGGCCTGGCCGCCAGCGCGGATGTACGCGACCAGACGCTCGCCCGCTTTATTCCCCAAGGAGCCCCAGAATGA
- a CDS encoding polyamine ABC transporter substrate-binding protein, translated as MNALTSLALCTALLAGAVQADEKTLKVYNWFDYITPKALEEFKAQNPAIKLVYDIFDTNEALEAKLLTGNAGYDVVVPSNVFLAKQIEAGVFQPLDRSQLPNWNHLDPKLMKLIEANDPGNKFAVPYMYGTILIGFNPAKVKAALGDNAPVDSWDLIFKEENISKLKQCGVALLDSPSEILPLALQHLGLDPNSSNPKDYAKAEALLMKIRPYITYFHSSKYMADIANGDICVAVGYSGSFSQAANRAKEAKNGVTVDMRLPKEGAPIWFDMLAIPKGAQNPQDAYTFINYLLQPEVIAPISDFVGYPNPNQDATEHVDPAIRNNPNLYPTDAAMATLYTLKPLGREAERARTRAWSKIKSGT; from the coding sequence ATGAACGCACTCACATCCCTGGCCCTGTGCACGGCCCTGCTGGCCGGTGCCGTGCAGGCCGACGAAAAAACCCTGAAGGTCTACAACTGGTTCGACTACATCACGCCCAAAGCGCTTGAGGAGTTCAAGGCGCAGAACCCCGCCATCAAGCTAGTCTACGACATCTTCGACACCAACGAAGCCCTGGAGGCCAAGCTGCTCACCGGCAACGCCGGCTACGACGTGGTGGTGCCGTCCAATGTATTCCTGGCCAAGCAAATCGAGGCCGGCGTGTTCCAGCCCCTGGATCGCAGCCAGTTGCCCAATTGGAACCACCTCGATCCCAAGCTGATGAAGCTGATCGAAGCCAACGATCCCGGCAATAAATTCGCCGTGCCCTACATGTACGGCACCATCCTGATCGGCTTCAACCCGGCCAAGGTCAAGGCCGCACTGGGCGACAATGCGCCCGTGGACAGCTGGGACCTGATCTTCAAGGAAGAGAACATCAGCAAGCTCAAGCAATGCGGGGTGGCGCTGCTGGATTCACCCTCGGAAATCCTGCCGCTGGCCCTGCAGCACCTGGGGCTGGACCCCAACAGCAGCAACCCCAAGGACTACGCCAAGGCCGAAGCGTTGCTGATGAAGATCCGTCCGTACATCACCTATTTCCATTCGTCCAAGTACATGGCCGATATCGCCAACGGTGACATCTGTGTGGCGGTGGGCTATTCCGGCAGCTTCTCCCAGGCAGCCAACCGCGCCAAGGAAGCCAAGAATGGCGTGACCGTTGACATGCGCCTGCCCAAGGAAGGCGCGCCGATCTGGTTCGATATGCTCGCCATCCCCAAAGGCGCGCAAAACCCGCAGGACGCCTACACCTTTATCAACTACCTGTTGCAGCCCGAGGTGATCGCGCCCATCAGCGACTTTGTCGGCTACCCCAACCCGAACCAAGACGCGACCGAACACGTAGACCCAGCGATTCGCAACAACCCGAACCTGTACCCCACCGACGCGGCCATGGCCACGCTCTACACCCTCAAGCCTCTCGGCCGGGAGGCGGAGCGGGCCAGGACGCGGGCATGGAGCAAGATCAAATCGGGGACGTGA
- a CDS encoding PLP-dependent aminotransferase family protein — protein MSPIEPPLSFNPAGIELDRRQGLTRQLYQALRQRVLDGRLVSGTRLPASRDLAAALAISRNSVVRAYDQLYAEGFIEARVGDGTYVAHLPQNPARGAKLSTKPSTGLSTSLSPGLSTNLSNSVDISNRKVIHSSALERLDRHHLPRPPSGPPRAFRVGVPAFDLFPFEVWAKLNAAFWRRPDLQHLCYGDPAGDWRLRGLIAAYLRSSRGLQCGAEQIVITSGAQQAISLCAQLLVEPGDGVAIENPGYRAAGHAFAIAGANLHGVAVNAEGFDCTALSQLEGCRLAYVTPSHQYPTGVVMSLARRLELLAWAERSDGWIVEDDYDGEYRYSGAPLAPLAALDRSGRVLYVGTFGKVAFPALRLGYLVLPAGLVQAFAQRRAVDVRHSEISTQAVMAEFMAAGHFQRHIRRMRRAASSRRDAVLAGWPRDVAGLGDLPTMTAGLHFMVKVDSLEREEALVAKAEAVDVEVNALSRYWLPGPGVPTDAQAGLVLGFAAVPPAAIAQALARLRQAWAD, from the coding sequence ATGTCGCCGATAGAACCGCCGTTGTCTTTCAACCCCGCCGGCATTGAACTGGATCGCCGCCAGGGGCTGACACGCCAGCTGTACCAGGCATTGCGCCAGCGTGTGCTGGACGGGCGACTGGTCAGCGGCACGCGGTTGCCCGCCAGTCGCGACCTGGCCGCCGCCCTGGCGATTTCTCGCAACAGCGTGGTGCGTGCCTATGACCAGCTGTACGCCGAGGGCTTTATCGAAGCACGCGTAGGTGATGGCACCTATGTTGCGCACTTGCCGCAGAACCCGGCACGCGGTGCAAAATTATCCACAAAACCATCCACAGGCTTATCAACAAGCTTATCCCCAGGGTTATCCACAAATTTGTCGAATTCGGTGGATATTTCAAACCGCAAAGTTATCCACAGCTCGGCCCTGGAACGTCTGGATCGACACCATTTGCCCCGTCCTCCCAGCGGCCCTCCACGGGCGTTTCGGGTGGGTGTGCCGGCCTTCGATCTGTTCCCCTTTGAGGTGTGGGCCAAGCTGAATGCGGCGTTCTGGCGTCGGCCAGACCTGCAACACCTTTGTTACGGCGACCCGGCCGGGGACTGGCGCCTGCGCGGATTGATCGCTGCCTATCTGCGCAGCTCCCGGGGATTGCAGTGCGGCGCTGAGCAAATTGTGATCACCAGTGGCGCACAGCAGGCCATCAGCCTTTGTGCACAGCTGCTGGTGGAGCCGGGCGACGGCGTGGCGATTGAAAATCCAGGCTATCGCGCGGCCGGACACGCCTTCGCCATCGCCGGGGCGAACCTGCATGGCGTGGCGGTGAACGCCGAGGGCTTCGATTGCACTGCGCTGTCGCAACTGGAGGGTTGCCGCCTGGCCTATGTCACGCCGTCCCACCAATACCCGACCGGGGTGGTGATGAGCCTGGCCCGGCGCCTGGAACTGCTGGCGTGGGCCGAGCGCAGCGATGGCTGGATCGTCGAGGATGACTACGACGGTGAGTACCGCTACAGCGGCGCGCCGCTGGCTCCATTGGCTGCATTGGATCGCAGCGGGCGCGTGCTGTATGTGGGTACGTTCGGCAAGGTGGCGTTCCCGGCCTTGCGCCTGGGTTACCTGGTGCTGCCCGCGGGCCTGGTGCAAGCCTTCGCCCAGCGGCGCGCGGTGGATGTTCGGCATTCGGAAATCAGCACCCAGGCGGTGATGGCCGAGTTCATGGCGGCCGGGCATTTCCAGCGGCATATCCGGCGCATGCGTCGCGCGGCGTCGAGTCGCCGTGACGCGGTGCTGGCGGGTTGGCCACGGGATGTCGCCGGCCTTGGCGATTTGCCGACGATGACGGCGGGGCTGCACTTCATGGTCAAGGTCGACAGCCTTGAGCGCGAGGAGGCATTGGTGGCCAAGGCTGAGGCGGTCGACGTTGAGGTCAACGCCCTGAGCCGCTACTGGTTGCCCGGCCCCGGCGTCCCGACAGACGCGCAGGCTGGCCTGGTGCTGGGCTTCGCCGCCGTGCCGCCCGCCGCTATCGCCCAGGCCTTGGCGCGGTTACGCCAGGCCTGGGCGGACTGA
- a CDS encoding GNAT family N-acetyltransferase, which translates to MSNSLADWKGAPAPTAQRLDGRFIRLEKLDPARHADQLWQALEGPGADPKLWDYLPYGPFTERAAFDAWLNNHAANTDPYFFSVVDRATDQVQGILSLMSIVPAQGRIEIGHVTFGAPMQRSPKSTEAVYLLAKYAFEQGYRRLEWKCNNDNARSRYAAERLGFSFEGVFRQHMVVKGQNRDTAWFSMLDSEWPTIDAGFEQWLSEANQTGSGQLKTLAECRS; encoded by the coding sequence ATGTCGAACTCTCTCGCTGATTGGAAAGGCGCTCCGGCGCCAACGGCTCAACGGCTCGACGGGCGCTTTATCCGCCTGGAAAAACTCGACCCTGCGCGCCACGCCGATCAACTGTGGCAAGCCCTCGAAGGTCCCGGCGCCGACCCCAAGCTGTGGGACTACCTGCCTTACGGCCCGTTTACCGAGCGCGCTGCGTTCGATGCCTGGTTGAACAACCACGCGGCCAACACCGACCCGTACTTCTTCAGCGTGGTCGACCGCGCCACCGACCAGGTGCAGGGCATTCTCAGCTTGATGTCCATCGTCCCGGCCCAGGGCCGCATCGAAATCGGCCATGTCACCTTTGGCGCGCCGATGCAGCGCTCGCCGAAAAGCACCGAGGCGGTTTACTTGCTGGCCAAGTATGCGTTCGAGCAGGGCTACCGCCGCCTGGAATGGAAGTGCAACAACGACAACGCCCGCTCCCGGTACGCGGCCGAGCGCCTGGGTTTCAGTTTCGAAGGGGTGTTCCGTCAGCACATGGTGGTCAAGGGCCAGAACCGCGACACGGCCTGGTTTTCGATGCTGGATTCGGAATGGCCGACGATTGATGCAGGGTTCGAACAGTGGCTTTCAGAGGCCAACCAAACCGGCTCCGGGCAGCTGAAAACCCTGGCCGAGTGCAGAAGCTGA
- a CDS encoding helix-turn-helix transcriptional regulator — protein sequence MTNSMDARALLIESVERGLGDGSLTLGEAVRRLRTEVTGLHQGQFAKMCRISVRTLVHIEHDEGNQTLKSLNAVFRPFGLQMGVVKVRRNIR from the coding sequence ATGACTAACAGCATGGATGCCCGCGCGCTGCTGATCGAGAGCGTTGAGCGAGGCCTGGGTGACGGTTCCCTCACGTTGGGTGAAGCGGTGCGTCGTTTGCGCACCGAAGTGACTGGCCTGCATCAAGGCCAGTTTGCCAAAATGTGCAGAATCTCTGTGCGAACCTTGGTGCATATCGAGCATGACGAGGGCAACCAGACCCTGAAATCCCTAAATGCAGTGTTTCGCCCCTTTGGCTTGCAGATGGGGGTGGTCAAAGTTCGGCGCAATATCCGCTAA
- a CDS encoding homocysteine S-methyltransferase family protein, whose amino-acid sequence MSAQRTVILDGGMGRELQRRGAPFRQPEWSALALSEAPQAVEAVHAAYIQSGANVITSNSYAVVPFHIGEARFAAEGQALAALAGELARRAVEASGQVVRVAGSLPPLFGSYRPDLFEAGRVSELLTPLVNGLAPHVDLWLAETQSSIAEARAIHAGLPKDGKPFWLSFTLKDEDTDEVPRLRSGEPVADAAEAAAQLGVEVLLFNCSQPEVIGAAIDAARQTFERLGVATQIGAYANAFPPQPKEATANDGLDPLRDDLDPPGYLHWAADWQARGASHLGGCCGIGPEHIAVLAKHLTPIN is encoded by the coding sequence ATGAGCGCACAACGTACAGTAATTCTCGATGGCGGCATGGGCCGTGAACTGCAACGCCGTGGCGCGCCGTTCAGGCAGCCGGAGTGGTCGGCGCTGGCGTTGAGCGAAGCCCCGCAGGCGGTTGAGGCGGTGCACGCGGCCTATATCCAGAGCGGTGCCAACGTGATTACCAGCAACAGCTACGCCGTTGTGCCCTTTCATATCGGTGAGGCGCGGTTCGCCGCCGAAGGCCAGGCCTTGGCGGCCCTCGCCGGTGAATTGGCCCGTCGTGCAGTAGAGGCTTCAGGCCAGGTGGTGCGCGTGGCCGGTTCATTGCCGCCGCTGTTCGGTTCCTATCGGCCGGATCTGTTTGAAGCTGGGCGGGTCAGTGAATTGCTGACGCCCCTGGTCAACGGCCTGGCGCCCCATGTCGACCTGTGGCTGGCGGAAACCCAGAGCTCCATCGCTGAAGCGCGGGCGATCCATGCCGGGCTGCCGAAGGATGGCAAACCGTTCTGGCTGTCCTTCACCTTGAAAGATGAAGACACGGACGAGGTGCCACGCCTGCGCTCCGGCGAACCGGTAGCCGATGCGGCTGAAGCAGCTGCGCAATTGGGCGTAGAGGTGCTGCTGTTCAACTGCAGTCAGCCCGAAGTGATCGGCGCGGCGATTGACGCTGCTCGCCAGACTTTCGAGCGCCTGGGTGTGGCGACTCAGATCGGTGCCTACGCCAACGCCTTCCCGCCGCAACCCAAGGAAGCCACGGCCAACGATGGCCTCGACCCGCTGCGCGACGACCTCGACCCGCCGGGCTACCTGCATTGGGCGGCCGATTGGCAGGCCCGTGGTGCCAGCCACCTGGGCGGTTGCTGCGGAATCGGGCCGGAGCATATTGCAGTGCTGGCCAAGCACCTGACCCCAATCAATTAA
- a CDS encoding ABC transporter substrate-binding protein, with translation MKLKPLLALGLTMLAASTQAFGGATLDRVEQKKELVGVLMESYPPFSFLNEQNQLDGFDVDVAKAVAQKLGVKLRLETPSWDVIAAGRWSGRYDICICSMTPSKARAEVFDFPVEYYASPAVIVVNAKDDRIHGAKDLSGKKVGLTSASSYESYLNKNLVIEGAEDTQLQYPFEDVQIAPYDTDNVAFQDLGLGAGVRLDAILTNLVTAQPRLTADKRFKLAGEPLYSEPNSVAIEKGDPQWDSKVREVFAQLKQDGTLSKLSQKWIGADISQ, from the coding sequence TTGAAACTTAAACCGCTATTGGCCCTGGGCCTGACGATGCTCGCTGCCTCCACCCAGGCCTTCGGCGGTGCGACCCTGGACCGGGTCGAGCAAAAGAAAGAGCTGGTAGGTGTGCTGATGGAAAGCTATCCGCCGTTTTCGTTTCTCAACGAGCAAAACCAGCTCGACGGCTTTGACGTCGATGTGGCCAAGGCCGTGGCGCAGAAGCTGGGCGTGAAGCTGCGCCTGGAAACCCCATCCTGGGACGTGATCGCCGCCGGCCGCTGGAGCGGGCGCTACGACATCTGCATCTGCTCCATGACCCCGAGCAAGGCCCGCGCCGAAGTATTTGATTTCCCGGTGGAGTACTACGCCTCGCCTGCGGTGATCGTGGTCAACGCCAAGGATGACCGCATCCACGGCGCCAAGGACCTGAGCGGCAAGAAAGTCGGCTTGACCAGCGCGTCGAGCTACGAGAGCTATCTGAACAAGAACCTGGTGATCGAAGGCGCCGAAGACACGCAACTACAGTACCCGTTCGAGGACGTGCAGATCGCCCCGTACGACACCGACAACGTGGCCTTCCAGGACCTGGGCCTGGGCGCTGGCGTGCGCCTGGATGCGATCCTCACCAACCTGGTCACCGCACAGCCGCGCCTGACCGCCGACAAGCGTTTCAAACTGGCCGGCGAGCCGCTCTACTCGGAGCCCAACTCGGTCGCCATCGAAAAAGGCGACCCTCAGTGGGACAGCAAAGTGCGTGAGGTCTTCGCTCAGCTCAAACAGGACGGCACCCTGAGCAAGCTGTCACAAAAATGGATCGGCGCCGACATCAGCCAATGA
- a CDS encoding GNAT family N-acetyltransferase, whose translation MSQIDIRQVSAADHAAWLPLWQAYLTFYNTQLPDAVSQSTWQRLIDASEPTHSALAWQNGKAVGMVNFIYHRSNWSIENSCYLQDLMVDPAQRGTGIGRKLIEFVYTAAKADGCGKVHWLTHETNATAIQLYERVAERPGFIQFRKAL comes from the coding sequence ATGAGCCAGATCGATATCCGCCAGGTCAGCGCCGCCGACCACGCCGCCTGGTTGCCGCTGTGGCAAGCGTACCTGACGTTCTACAACACCCAGTTGCCGGACGCGGTCAGCCAAAGCACCTGGCAGCGCCTGATCGACGCCAGCGAACCAACCCATTCAGCCCTGGCCTGGCAGAATGGCAAGGCGGTGGGCATGGTCAACTTCATCTACCATCGTTCCAACTGGAGCATCGAGAACTCCTGCTACCTGCAGGACCTGATGGTGGACCCGGCCCAACGCGGTACCGGTATCGGTCGCAAACTGATCGAATTCGTCTACACCGCCGCCAAGGCAGACGGCTGCGGCAAAGTGCACTGGCTGACCCACGAAACCAACGCCACGGCGATCCAGCTCTATGAACGCGTCGCCGAACGCCCAGGCTTCATACAATTTCGCAAAGCCCTTTAA